A genomic region of Desulfobulbaceae bacterium DB1 contains the following coding sequences:
- a CDS encoding GNAT family N-acetyltransferase, protein MRIFRGLEIERHIEELGGFRIEIFREYPYLYEGEMEYERRYLAGYLRTPQSILAVIHDEKGMKGACTGIPLSFEDDEIKKPFDGENIDEIFYIGELMVRTDARGKGYGAALLTANLQRIDAAGFGKVCLYTVDRGETHPLRPQGYRPPDCLWQKLGFEKDKNRMAYFRWKDLGQESETEKPMNVWVKKN, encoded by the coding sequence ATCCGGATTTTCCGCGGTCTGGAAATTGAAAGGCATATCGAAGAGCTCGGAGGGTTCCGCATCGAGATATTCCGGGAATATCCCTATCTTTATGAGGGAGAAATGGAGTATGAAAGAAGATATTTAGCCGGGTATCTGCGCACTCCGCAAAGCATTCTTGCCGTTATTCATGACGAAAAGGGCATGAAGGGCGCCTGCACCGGCATTCCATTGAGCTTTGAGGATGACGAAATAAAGAAGCCGTTCGACGGTGAGAATATCGATGAAATTTTCTATATTGGTGAATTGATGGTGCGGACGGATGCGAGGGGTAAAGGGTATGGCGCGGCATTGTTAACAGCCAACCTGCAAAGAATCGATGCGGCCGGGTTCGGGAAAGTATGCCTTTATACAGTGGACCGGGGGGAAACGCACCCGCTGCGCCCGCAAGGATACCGGCCGCCGGATTGCTTATGGCAAAAATTGGGTTTCGAAAAGGATAAAAATCGCATGGCGTATTTCCGCTGGAAAGACCTGGGGCAGGAAAGTGAAACGGAAAAGCCCATGAATGTCTGGGTCAAAAAAAATTGA